One window of Oncorhynchus kisutch isolate 150728-3 linkage group LG25, Okis_V2, whole genome shotgun sequence genomic DNA carries:
- the LOC109870445 gene encoding zinc finger protein 501 isoform X2, whose amino-acid sequence MEVLGSEALGKIIKIMDDTKFLMDFESKTFKEHGRKKAKPQASILNILSVGGMAEEHSYGGTCKTVVQTVSMQSADVEEVDTPESPLVLAVSVKDEYGQIHLGAIAERAADDAFAANSSSENQYCMISDDPPVNPTDILLESLFAQKKLFICTECGKSFSTQSNLKSHQRLHTGEKPFVCMFCNKAFAHKQSCNDHIRTHTGEKPFICGVCGKCFGKQAHLKTHSIIHTGEKPYSCSVCGKSFNLAQNLSRHQQIHTGEKIFTCLLCGKGFTRAVTLKTHQLIHTGQKPFQCNQCDKSFRHSVNLKNHQRIHTGVRPFSCDLCGKTFRQSVNLKIHKRIHTGERPFGCTECGKTFSQQSSLISHGRTHSSEKPFECSFCEKRFNNTNSLKLHQRIHTGEKPYSCEICQGSHLRTHKKHVHAGGKQYICDKCGKRYSDKRNLKMHKCVYASI is encoded by the exons ATGGAGGTACTGGGCAGTGAGGCATTGGGTAAAATAATTAAAATTATGGATGATACTAAGTTTTTGATGGACTTTGAATCCAAGACCTTCAAAGAACATGGAAGGAAAAAAGCTAAACCACAAGCAAGCATCTTGAATATTCTGTCAGTTGGGGGAATGG CAGAGGAACATTCTTATGGTGGAACTTGTAAAACTGTGGTGCAAACTGTTTCAATGCAG TCTGCAGATGTGGAGGAAGTGGACACCCCAGAATCTCCCCTCGTCTTGGCTGTCTCTGTCAAAGACGAGTATGGACAAATACACCTGGGGGCCATTGCAGAGA GAGCTGCTGATGATGCTTTTGCAGCAAACTCTTCCTCAGAGAACCAATATTGTATGATTAGCGATGACCCACCAGTGAACCCCACAGACATCCTATTGGAGTCTTTGTTTGCCCAAAAGAAGCTCTTTATTTGCACAGAGTGCGGGAAAAGTTTCTCCACGCAGAGTAACCTCAAATCCCACCAGCGACTTCACACAGGCGAGAAACCGTTTGTGTGCATGTTCTGCAACAAAGCCTTTGCCCACAAACAGAGTTGTAATGATCACATCCGCACCCACACTGGTGAGAAGCCTTTTATATGTGGCGTCTGTGGGAAATGTTTCGGCAAGCAGGCACACCTCAAGACGCATTCGATAATACACACTGGAGAAAAGCCTTACAGCTGCAGCGTGTGTGGCAAGAGCTTCAACCTGGCTCAAAATCTGTCTAGACACCAGCAAATTCACACGGGAGAGAAAATCTTCACCTGTTTGCTGTGTGGGAAAGGCTTCACACGCGCTGTAACACTGAAGACCCATCAACTCATTCACACTGGACAAAAGCCCTTCCAGTGCAATCAGTGTGACAAGAGTTTCCGTCATTCTGTCAATCTGAAGAACCACCAGCGGATTCATACAGGCGTCAGGCCATTTAGCTGTGACTTGTGTGGCAAGACATTCCGTCAATCAGTGAATCTGAAAATACACAAGCGCATCCACACTGGAGAGAGGCCATTTGGCTGCACAGAATGCGGCAAGACCTTCAGTCAGCAGAGTAGTCTTATCTCTCACGGACGCACCCACTCTAGCGAGAAGCCTTTCGAGTGTAGCTTCTGTGAGAAAAGATTTAACAACACCAACAGTCTGAAGTTGCACCAGAGAatccatacaggagagaagccgtacAGCTGTGAAATCTGTCAGGGCAGTCATCTCCGAACTCACAAGAAGCATGTCCATGCAGGAGGGAAACAGTACATCTGTGATAAATGTGGGAAGAGGTATTCAGACAAACGGAATCTTAaaatgcacaaatgtgtttatgcCTCAATCTAA
- the LOC109870445 gene encoding zinc finger protein OZF isoform X1, whose protein sequence is MSNLIALQTQLASVMDTLVHAAVAELGKLIEDSSVFVFSLERTQGHCEHDKLSAKLQTESQNKMTHFATLMEVLGSEALGKIIKIMDDTKFLMDFESKTFKEHGRKKAKPQASILNILSVGGMAEEHSYGGTCKTVVQTVSMQSADVEEVDTPESPLVLAVSVKDEYGQIHLGAIAERAADDAFAANSSSENQYCMISDDPPVNPTDILLESLFAQKKLFICTECGKSFSTQSNLKSHQRLHTGEKPFVCMFCNKAFAHKQSCNDHIRTHTGEKPFICGVCGKCFGKQAHLKTHSIIHTGEKPYSCSVCGKSFNLAQNLSRHQQIHTGEKIFTCLLCGKGFTRAVTLKTHQLIHTGQKPFQCNQCDKSFRHSVNLKNHQRIHTGVRPFSCDLCGKTFRQSVNLKIHKRIHTGERPFGCTECGKTFSQQSSLISHGRTHSSEKPFECSFCEKRFNNTNSLKLHQRIHTGEKPYSCEICQGSHLRTHKKHVHAGGKQYICDKCGKRYSDKRNLKMHKCVYASI, encoded by the exons ATGTCAAATTTAATCGCGCTGCAGACCCAGCTGGCCTCCGTCATGGATACACTTGTTCACGCGGCGGTGGCCGAACTGGGTAAACTTATAGAAGACAGCTCTGTCTTCGTGTTCAGCCTGGAACGGACCCAGGGACATTGCGAGCATGACAAATTATCTGCGAAACTACAGACTGAGAGTCAGAATAAGATG ACACACTTCGCAACACTCATGGAGGTACTGGGCAGTGAGGCATTGGGTAAAATAATTAAAATTATGGATGATACTAAGTTTTTGATGGACTTTGAATCCAAGACCTTCAAAGAACATGGAAGGAAAAAAGCTAAACCACAAGCAAGCATCTTGAATATTCTGTCAGTTGGGGGAATGG CAGAGGAACATTCTTATGGTGGAACTTGTAAAACTGTGGTGCAAACTGTTTCAATGCAG TCTGCAGATGTGGAGGAAGTGGACACCCCAGAATCTCCCCTCGTCTTGGCTGTCTCTGTCAAAGACGAGTATGGACAAATACACCTGGGGGCCATTGCAGAGA GAGCTGCTGATGATGCTTTTGCAGCAAACTCTTCCTCAGAGAACCAATATTGTATGATTAGCGATGACCCACCAGTGAACCCCACAGACATCCTATTGGAGTCTTTGTTTGCCCAAAAGAAGCTCTTTATTTGCACAGAGTGCGGGAAAAGTTTCTCCACGCAGAGTAACCTCAAATCCCACCAGCGACTTCACACAGGCGAGAAACCGTTTGTGTGCATGTTCTGCAACAAAGCCTTTGCCCACAAACAGAGTTGTAATGATCACATCCGCACCCACACTGGTGAGAAGCCTTTTATATGTGGCGTCTGTGGGAAATGTTTCGGCAAGCAGGCACACCTCAAGACGCATTCGATAATACACACTGGAGAAAAGCCTTACAGCTGCAGCGTGTGTGGCAAGAGCTTCAACCTGGCTCAAAATCTGTCTAGACACCAGCAAATTCACACGGGAGAGAAAATCTTCACCTGTTTGCTGTGTGGGAAAGGCTTCACACGCGCTGTAACACTGAAGACCCATCAACTCATTCACACTGGACAAAAGCCCTTCCAGTGCAATCAGTGTGACAAGAGTTTCCGTCATTCTGTCAATCTGAAGAACCACCAGCGGATTCATACAGGCGTCAGGCCATTTAGCTGTGACTTGTGTGGCAAGACATTCCGTCAATCAGTGAATCTGAAAATACACAAGCGCATCCACACTGGAGAGAGGCCATTTGGCTGCACAGAATGCGGCAAGACCTTCAGTCAGCAGAGTAGTCTTATCTCTCACGGACGCACCCACTCTAGCGAGAAGCCTTTCGAGTGTAGCTTCTGTGAGAAAAGATTTAACAACACCAACAGTCTGAAGTTGCACCAGAGAatccatacaggagagaagccgtacAGCTGTGAAATCTGTCAGGGCAGTCATCTCCGAACTCACAAGAAGCATGTCCATGCAGGAGGGAAACAGTACATCTGTGATAAATGTGGGAAGAGGTATTCAGACAAACGGAATCTTAaaatgcacaaatgtgtttatgcCTCAATCTAA